A window of Choloepus didactylus isolate mChoDid1 chromosome 21, mChoDid1.pri, whole genome shotgun sequence contains these coding sequences:
- the LOC119517199 gene encoding basic proline-rich protein-like: MRAPHTPARGTPGEPACPGSVPLPTAPAGGDGVSQQPSLRSPGRGVSSWVQRLFLVPSGTHRVLHVQSLSQGPSKDLDPMPGVSSRALGHSSVLAGEAPVPPACPAPESTRRVCLSHGAKVQQQQGGLEPRRLVSATCKGWHLRSPHGPWDPPARGPEPPLIRPQMPTPEKARELGTQPAGPPKTDPLARQPSLPTPPSPPHSSPCRSSCPGLFPLPPGGDLRTDSGQAALALGGRQGHERTPTGPPTSAPDAVGGSRGQRAPCRAGRGLGCSSCPPALGCKDGCEGGRGEPQGQGSASGPFAGVMVRGATVCQSPAASPELANADSLPEEKPGAVSRPPHDSSALCL; encoded by the exons ATGAGGGCCCCGCACACACCTGCCAGGGGAACCCCTGGAGAGCCAGCCTGTCCCGGCTCCGTCCCTCTGCCCACAGCCCCTGCAG GAGGAGATGGGGTGTCTCAGCAGCCGAGCCTCAG GTCCCCTGGACGTGGAGTGTCCAGCTGGGTGCAGAGGCTCTTCCTCGTGCCCAGTGGCACTCACAGGGTCCTCCATGTGCAGAGCCTAAGCCAGGGGCCCAGCAAGG ACCTGGACCCCATGCCAGGAGTGTCCTCCCGGGCCCTTGGCCACTCCTCAGTCTTGGCAGGAGAGGCCCCCGTGCCCCCCGCCTGCCCGGCTCCTGAGTCC ACACGCCGGGTGTGTCTGAGCCATGGGGCCAAAGTTCAGCAGCAGCAGGGAGGGCTGGAGCCTCGGCGGCTGGTCTCG GCCACATGCAAGGGCTGGCACCTCCGCAGCCCCCATGGGCCCTGGGACCCTCCTGCCCGAGGACCAGAGCCTCCTCTGATCAGGCCACAGATGCCAACCCCAGAAAAAGCCCGGGAGCTGGGGACCCAGCCAGCTGGCCCCCCGAAGACTGACCCCTTGGCCAGACAGCCCAGTCTGCCCACGCCCCCCAGCCCTCCTCACAGCTCCCCATGCAGAAG CTCGTGCCCAGGCCTCTTCCCACTGCCTCCAGGCGGTGACCTGAGGACGGATAGCGGCCAGGCTGCCCTGGCTCTGGGTGGGCGGCAGGGGCATGAGCGCACCCCCACAGG CCCCCCAACCTCGGCCCCAGATGCTGTGGGTGGCTCCCGGGGCCAGAGGGCTCCATGCCGGGCGGGCAGGGGTCTgggctgcagctcctgccccccAGCTCTCGGCTGTAAGGACGGGTGTGAGGGTGGAAGGGGGGAGCCCCAGGGTCAGGGGTCAGCATCAGGTCCCTTTGCTGGGGTCATGGTCCGCGGGGCCACGGTCTGCCAGTCGCCGGCTGCGAGCCCCGAGTTAGCGAACGCTGACTCGTTACCCGAGGAGAAGCCGGGCGCCGTCAGCCGACCACCGCACGACTCGTCCGCTCTGTGTCTCTAA
- the LOC119517421 gene encoding uncharacterized protein LOC119517421, translating into MLLINRAANQAPSSPASLEAPGMGFAVPRQLSCRHGAGTPEPAFAGSSPAAEASGLCRTLAPTTALGTHQGRIPGFPPSSESPPGPGWALQLRDLRFVLLLPDGAGLPPHERSRLENLEFGGHGAAPVKQESLRDPPPRLCSPDGSFLLLVWNLVHASCCLSVAVLLPPVGASAHSPAGHLGCLRVWAVINSCCGCSATAAHGPGFSFPRKLLGMEWRIAG; encoded by the exons ATGCTGCTGATTAACAG AGCTGCCAACCAGGCTCCATCCTCACCAGCCAGCCTGGAGGCCCCAGGAATGGGATTTGCGGTCCCGAGGCAGCTTTCGTGCAGACATGGTGCCGGGACACCTGAGCCTGCATTTGCAGGCTCCAGCCCCGCAGCGGAGGCATCAGGGCTCTGCAGGACCCTCGCCCCTACCACTGCCCTGGGCACCCACCAGG GCAGGATTCCTGGCTTCCCTCCATCCAGCGAGTCTCCGCCAGGCCCTGGGTGGGCCCTGCAGCTCCGAGACCTGAGGTTTGTCCTCCTGCTGCCAG ACGGCGCCGGCCTCCCTCCACACGAAAGATCGCGCCTTGAGAACTTGGAGTTTGGGGGACATGGAGCAGCTCCCGTGAAGCAGGAG AGCCTGCGTGACCCTCCGCCGCGGCTCTGCTCTCCGGATGGTTCTTTCCTGCTGCTTGTCTGGAACCTCGTCCACGCGTCCTGCTGCTTGTCCGTCGCCGTCCTCCTTCCACCTGTGGGTGCGTCCGCTCACTCTCCTGCAGGACACTTGGGCTGTCTCCGGGTCTGGGCCGTGATAAACAGCTGCTGCGGATGCTCGGCGACGGCTGCCCATGGCCCTGGGTTTTCATTTCCCCGGAAGTTGCTGGGAATGGAATGGCGTATCGCAGGGTaa